The Oceanidesulfovibrio indonesiensis genomic sequence GGGTACTGGCCTGCGCGCAAAACAGCGAGCCGGTGGTAAACAGCACGATGGCGGTAAAGAAGATATTGCGCACGCCCACCTTGTCCGCCAGCCAGCCGCTGGCGGGCAGCATCACGGCCACCGTCAGCACGTAGGCAACAATCACCATATGCATGTGCAGCGGGCTCTCCCCCAGGCTTTTGGCCATGGAGGGGAGGGCGGTATTGACGATGGTCGTATCCAGCGACTGCATAAAGAAGCCGAAGGCGACGATCCATAACTGCCAGCGAACGTTAGCGGGGAGATCGGTCATTTACTCGGTCACCGTGGTTCTGTTTTTACGCTTAA encodes the following:
- a CDS encoding MFS transporter is translated as MTDLPANVRWQLWIVAFGFFMQSLDTTIVNTALPSMAKSLGESPLHMHMVIVAYVLTVAVMLPASGWLADKVGVRNIFFTAIVLFTTGSLFCAQAST